Proteins from one Impatiens glandulifera chromosome 2, dImpGla2.1, whole genome shotgun sequence genomic window:
- the LOC124927953 gene encoding myb-like protein X — translation MEKSLYSGVDFEQIDNLTDDLFEGFTNGKRVSREGECEDEEPKEPTLKPANRKRKAEDGDQDVNTTLKEANLKRKLDYDIESSPEHYPKPANILSPPIATSNPQSPAAPTVGCKCDELKEELKELKIDIMTIKETQQNHHAYMRKLEMKTNEGEDAKKEKMNEEMENEEKVNEENKDEEKEKMKGMMNEDENNDGEENKDEKNEGEENEEKKYECEVKENEEKEIECEAKENEGEVKEEEDEKEINEEKKKEDDEIMLCQIKIDTCCYLLRKRIAKYSKTYKNKVAIGDYLLGDKFRRQYDTFLKDPEEYNIEEFVEYY, via the exons ATGGAGAAGAGTTTATACAGTGGGGTggactttgaacaaatagacAATTTAACtgatgatttgtttgagggaTTTACAAATGGGAAGAGAGTCAGCCGTGAAGGTGAATGTGAAGATGAAGAACCTAAAGAACCTACTCTCAAACCTGCCAACAGGAAGAGAAAAGCTGAAGATGGAGATCAAGATGTAAATACTACTCTTAAAGAAGCCAACCTGAAGAGAAAACTTGATTATGATATAGAATCTAGTCCCGAACATTATCCCAAACCTGCCAACATTCTTAGTCCCCCCATCGCGACGTCAAATCCTCAATCACCTGCAGCACCTactgttggatgtaaatgtgatgagctgaaggaggagctcaaAGAGTTGAAAATAGACATAATGACCATCAAAGAAACTCAACAAAATCACCATGCTTATATGAGAAAGTTG gagatgaagacgaatgaAGGTGAAGATgcgaagaaggagaagatgaatgaGGAGATGGAGAATGAAGAGAAGGTGAATGAGGAGAATAAAGatgaagagaaggagaagatgaaagGGATGATGAATGAAGATGAGAACAATGACGGTGAGGAGAATAAAGATGAGAAGAATGAAGGTGAGGAGAATGAGGAGAAGAAGTATGAATGTGAGGTGAAGGAGAATGAGGAGAAGGAGATTGAATGTGAGGCAAAGGAGaatgaaggtgaggtgaaggaGGAGGAAGATGAGAAGGAGATTaatgaggagaagaagaaggaagatgATGAAATAATGCTTTGCCAAATT AAAATCGACACATGCTGCTACCTCTTGAGAAAAAGGATTGCAAAATATTCAAAGACATATAAGAATAAAGTAGCAATAGGGGATTACTTACTCGGAGATAAGTTCAGGCGACAGTACGATACTTTTCTTAAAGATCCTGAAGAGTATAACATCGAAGAATTTGTAGAGTATTATTAG